One Meles meles chromosome 11, mMelMel3.1 paternal haplotype, whole genome shotgun sequence DNA segment encodes these proteins:
- the LOC123953209 gene encoding procathepsin L-like encodes MHPSLFLAALCLGIASAAPQLDQSLDARWSQWKAAHKRLYNKDEEGRRRTVWEMNLKVIEQHNQEYSQGKHSFTMAMNDFGDLTSEEFQQVLNDLKIQKQEDRNVFQAPLFAEIPSSVDWREKGYVTPVKDQGQCQSCWAFSAAGALEGQMFRKTGKLVSLSEQNLVDCSWSQGNEGCRGGLMDFAFQYVKDNGGLESEESYPYLARNEYCRYRPENSAANVTTFWHVLNKEDGLMTTVATVGPVSAAVDSRPYSFQFYKKGIYYDPSCSNTRLNHGVLVVGYGFEGEESDDKKYWIVKNSWGTNWGMEGYMLLAKDRDNHCGIATMASFPVV; translated from the exons ATGcatccttctctcttcctggctGCCCTTTGCCTAGGAATAGCCTCAGCTGCTCCACAACTCGATCAGAGCTTAGATGCACGCTGGTCCCAGTGGAAGGCGGCACACAAGAGACTGTACAACAAG GATGAAGAAGGACGGAGGAGAACAGTGTGGGAGATGAACCTGAAAGTGATTGAACAGCACAACCAGGAGTACAGCCAAGGGAAACACAGCTTCACGATGGCAATGAATGACTTTGGTGACCTG ACCAGTGAAGAATTCCAACAGGTTTTGAATGACCTCAAAATCCAGAAGCAAGAGGACCGGAACGTGTTCCAAGCACCTCTCTTTGCTGAGATCCCCTCGTCCGTGGACTGGAGAGAGAAAGGCTACGTGACTCCCGTGAAGGATCAG GGTCAGTGTCAATCTTGTTGGGCTTTCAGTGCAGCTGGTGCCCTTGAAGGACAGATGTTCCGGAAAACCGGCAAACTTGTGTCACTGAGCGAGCAGAACCTCGTGGACTGCTCTTGGTCTCAAGGCAATGAGGGCTGCCGCGGTGGCCTGATGGATTTTGCCTTCCAATATGTTAAGGACAACGGAGGCCTAGAGTCAGAGGAATCCTACCCGTATCTTGCAAGG aatgaatactgcAGATACAGGCCTGAGAACTCTGCCGCCAACGTGACTACCTTCTGGCACGTCTTAAACAAGGAGGATGGTCTTATGACCACAGTGGCGACTGTGGGGCCCGTCTCTGCTGCTGTAGACTCAAGACCGTATTCCTTCCAGTTCTATAAAAAAG GCATTTATTATGATCCAAGCTGCAGCAATACACGCCTGAATCACGGCGTTCTGGTGGTTGGCTATGGCTTTGAAGGAGAAGAATCGGATGACAAAAAATACTGGATTGTCAAGAACAG CTGGGGTACAAACTGGGGCATGGAGGGCTACATGCTGTTGGCCAAGGACCGGGACAATCACTGTGGAATCGCCACCATGGCCAGCTTTCCTGTCGTGTGA